TAGTTGTGAAGGTTGAGGTATCTTGGCAGAAAAATAATTACTTCTGAGATGAAAGCTTCCTGGTCAGCTCTCCTCTGCTACCCCAAAGCCATTTACTCAagtctttgttttcattaaaCATCTCTTGGCATCAATATCCTCCACTATCAAATATCTCTTGGGCATCAAAATTTGTCCCCTTGCTGCATCACCAGAatttttttagagggagggaagggcagagggagaggaagagaaagaatctgaagcaggctccacacccagcacagcccctgactcggggcttgatcctatgactctgagatcatgacctgagctgaaatcaagagtcagattcttcaccgactgagctgcccaggtgccccagcattgCCAGAGTTTTGCTGTGTGATTACTTCACATCTCTTGTTGTATGGGTTACACACTCCTGAACATGTAATGGAAGCCCTGGATCCAAGGGAATGGTCCACGGGTGAAATAATCCAGAACTCAACATCCAATACTAAAAATTTTTAGGTCTTTCATATGTCGAAATATGTCAAGTGAGTTACCCTTCCCCTACTCAAAAACCTCTCCTCCTCCCTATCCTAGAAGTAGAAGTAGGCAAATGAGAAGGTACACAGGGAGGCACGAAcgatgaaaggaaaaacaaaattgaaaggcaaaaggggagaaaggagaactAATCCTACTTTTATTTTGGAATGGTAGATTTTTGCTGGAAACGTTTCCCCAAGTATGGTCATCTCAAAATCTCTACCAGAATTTCTCCAGATCTATTTTAAATGCAGACTATCAGGACCCTACCCCCAGAGCTACTAAATCAGAATATCAGAGAGTAGAGGCCAAGGGtctacatttttaacaagcaatatttttatatgaataaaagtcttaaaacaaTGAATATAAATCTCATCTTCTGTAGCCATTGGATAGACACCTCATTGCCCTCTGTTGTTCCTTCATTGTTGTCACAGGTGGTACTTACTTCTCAAAGGGATTAGTTTAAGGCTGGTAAATGTTGTTAGTTTATCAGATGACTGCTGGAAGCATGAAAGATATGATATAACGGGTTTCCTTGCCCTTGTAAAGTCAATCATCCAATAAGGAAAACAGAGACACGCAAAAAGACTTGGCATATGGGTGGTATACAGGCAAAGAAACAGATACAATTTATGCAAGTACCTATGTGCTTAGAAAAGCAAGGTTGGCAGGTGAGCAACTCAAATAGGTACTGGATGCTTCAGTCCAGAAAGCCAGGAGCTTGACTCAGGAGTTTTGAATGAGGAAGGATAATCAGGGAACCACTACAGTGAGGCAAGCCCCACAAAGACACAAGGGTGAGAGTTGCGGTTCCAGTTCTGCAACTGTGTGATGGGTCAGtgagtcttttcatttttcttgaatgtTCTCTATTATGCATAATCAAGGCCAATCTCTATTATGTGTTCCTTTGTTCCTTATGCTCCCACCTCATTCTAGAAACGACCAAAGGCAGGGAACATACACAAATTTCCTCTGGAGCCAACATTCACTGACTAAATTCATCCAAGTTTCCTTCAGGGCCAAGTGGGTGAGGATGCTACAGCCCAAAACTTCTCCAACCATGGAACACAAAAGACAGGAAATATCACCAAATGCAAACTGGAACCCACTATTGTCCATGGGCAATCACTTCGGTGTTCACATATCTCACAACTGTAAAATTACACGGCTAAGGGTGAAACCAGTGTGCGAAGGGTGGGGACACTGTGTAGACTTTGCGTGGTGAATTGGGTCAGGAGCACACCTCTGACAAAACTGCTGGCATCTGGTCAGAGATTTTCATGTGTTTGATACAATGGTGTCTGGCCCAGTACTTTTCTCACGGCACCTTTGACTTCTTTGTTCCTTAAGCTGTAAATTATGGGGTTCAACATTGGGGTCAGCACTCCATAAAGCAGCGAGATGATCTTATCTACTTCTTGTGAACTTGATGAAGAAGGCTTTAGGTACATAGACAGGGCGGCCCCAAAATACAAGATCACCACAGTCAGGTGGGCACCACAGGTGGAAAAAGCTTTGTTTCTTCCCTCTGCTGAGCTGATTCTCAGAATAGTGGAAAGGATGAAGACATAAGAGATGCAAATCAAGAGCATCGGAATAGGCAGGAGGAGCACGCTGACCACCAGCATGATCATGTCCATGAGCAGTGAACTCGTGCAAGCTAACTTCAGCACGGCCAGAATTTCACACGTGAAGTGATCGATGAGATTCCTACAGAGGGGCACCCGCAGGGCGAAACTGGTTTCCAGCAGGGCGGTCACACACCCCGTCACCCAGGAGACAGTGGCCATCTGCACACAGACCTGCCTGTTCATGATGATGGGGTATCTCAGTGGGTGGCAAATGGCCACGTAACGGTCATATGCCATCACAGCCAGGAGCACGCACTCTGTGGAGCCCATGGCGAGGGACAAATACATCTGTACCATGCACCCAGAAAAGACAATGGTTTTCTGGGATGAGAGCAAGTTCACCAGCAAAGTGGGAATCGATGCAGATGTGTAACAGATATCCATGAAAGACAGATTTCCAAGGAAAAAGTACATGGGGGTTTGGAGGCGTGAATCTAGGACAGTGATCAAGATCAGAGTGCTGTTGCCCAAGAGAGTTATCAGATACATCACAAGGCTGAAGACGAAGAGAACAATCTCTAACTTCGGGTATCTAGAAAAACCCTCCAGGAAAAAAAAGCTCCAAACGGTGAGGTttcctcctttcatttccttttttttttttttttttttttgcacctgtAGTTATTCTAATATTATTATTGTGTTCAATTCATCTgaggacataaagaaatggatCGAGCATCGTGTTCAGTTAGGAAAAGACTTTCAAACttattttcactattataaacacAATTTTGCTACAAGTGATCACAAGCCTTATCTATGGTTCTAAAGGGAGGGAGAACAGGTTTGATCTACATAAAAAGGTGATTATTCCAcaatgaaatttagaaaagagtgaaattgaaaacaagaataataaacatatttcatACCTGAATTTCAGTTCGTTCTCCTATGCTTGGCATAGAAGTTTTTCAGTACAGATTTGAAAGTACTGTGCAACAAAAAATATGAGTGAACACTGACTAAATGGGGCATAGATTAACAAGTAAACCAGATAAGTGAAGCAAAGAAAGCatgtctggggcagccccggtggctcagcggtttagtgtcgccttcagcccatggcgtgatcccagggtcccgggatcgagtcccacatcaggctccctgcatggagcctgcttctctctctgcctgtgtctctgcctctctctctctttctctctctctccctccctctctctccctctctctctctttctctctctctctcatgaataaataatctttaaaaaaaaaaagacagaaaacatgcTTGTACAATAAAAACCAGTAATGATCTTCAGTGTAAGAAGAGGAGGGATAttgaaagaagcaaataaatgaatttgttcTGGGTCTAAATAAACTCCTTCCTTTCCAGCGAATAGCATGGAGGTCCATACACTTGTCTCAAAAAAATGATGACACTGTTAAAAGCATTGGAAGTACCCATTCTGATTATATTTAAGTACCAGTTTACAAGTCACCACAAAAGGAGCCACCTTATTTAAACACCGACACATCCACAGCACAGTCTCACTCCTCATTGAGACCCCTACCTTCGTGAGTACGTAAATCTTGCTAAATATTATTCCCAGGCGAAACTCTTCTCATATATTAAAACCCATGAAGATCTGGAAGATGCAGAAATTAAGCTCCCTTTTTAAGCTCTCTTAAAGTCTCTTGGAAAAGATTATAGATCATCTAGGTATAAACAAGACGCTGAATGTTTCGGGTTTTTTACATTCCAGTCCATTCTATCTGGGTTTTACATGACACTtcacattaataaaaagaaaagaccaaaaagtACCTTGCCTCTGCACTGATACCACTCTTTATCACCCTTGATCGCTTCCCTTTCCCTACTAgtcctttccttcctgttttcaGATATCCTGGCTCTGAACCATCCCGGCTGGCCGTGTTCCCTGTGCACACTGCCATCCTacctttgctctttctctcatagGCAAAGTCCTCCGTGACATGGTTCACCTTACGGTGTTTCGCTCCTCACTTTCTCATCGCCAGGGTTCCTTCGTGGTTTCTCCCTTTCTGCAGTGTTACCCTTCATCTCCCCATTCCCCGTATTTCAAAAGTGGGTAAGTGGGGTAATGGTGGAAACAATCTCGTCCTGGGGTCAATATCTTGTATCATGCCCCTAGAGCAGGAGCATAGGATTTTCTCCAATAGTTTCCATCATAGGATGTTATTCTCTGTGACTTCTGCTCCACCGTATCTCATTCCTAGCCTATTAGCAAGCCCTTCCGTTGTTTCCTGTCTTAGTCATCAGTCCCCAAGCAGCTTGCATGGGGACTAAGTCCAAACATTATCTGCTCCCGCCCAGTAGGCTGTTGGTTTTCTAGGGAATGCCTATCAGTTTGCCTTTCCTCTGCGGTACTCGAGCAGAGTTTGTACTTCTATGAGTTCCAATTCTCCTACATCACAGTAGGTagttctcatttgtttcttagatAACAGGTCCTTTCATAGGGATTTCTCTGCCAGATTCTATATTTAACAAATTCTGtacaaaaaaattgtattatattatcatagagattattttaaagaaactaagcatgtgtgtgtgtgtgcatgtgtgtgttacTCTTAAGACTAGCcaaaaagacacatttttttttttttttaagaatgaaaaatcaGCCCAGTTGCCTGAGACATGATATTTTCCTACTGTTTAAAaagggtgcctgcctggctggctgagtcagtagagcattaagacccttgatttcagggttgtgagcttgagccccacactgggtgtagacattatacttttaaaaaaaatttttttaatctttattaaaaaaaatagtaaccaGGAAAAATTTGTCATCCCATCTGAATTCCCTGTTGCCAActccaaataaaatattgttttaggaTGAATTTCATAAAGTTAGCTACGTGCAAGAAAGAATGAATGTATCCATGTTAAAAATGCTAAACATGTTATGTAAAAATCAACATTgcaattcatttctttcagaagtatttacTGTCACCTCCATAACTAAAAGTGCCAAAGGACAGCAACTGACATACTACATAAATTTAAATCATCTGTTGTGTGGGGGGAATACCTGTTGTCCCTGAGCAATTTAAATTTCAGCAGCTATAATATGCACAGGTTTGAAACTCCAGATCCTTGAGGGATGATGTCCCAATGATCCAATtatatcaaacttttaaaaattgagacagAGTGAGCCATAGTTCTCCAAAATAATTTCAAGGAACTCATAAAAACAAAGTCTTCTATTCCTCCCAGTCCATCCTTGctatatcaagatttttttttcttgaatgacTACAGTGTATATTGAACAGTATTTAACAGTCTCTGTATTTAACAGTCtacaaaaaaaatccctagaaTTCTAaggtatacatttttttcatttgtgggACTACTTCCTAGTTTTCAGGGCTTAAGGAATCAAAATTTACTCTTTAAGGCACTTGTGCTAAATCAGTGATCAGAAATTTTACTCAATGCACAAATATTGAAGAGGCCCTTAAAACAATGAACCCTCAGGAGCTAAAGACAGACCtagcacccagatcttggttCTAAATACAATTCTCACCAAAAAGAGACATAGTTCCCCTTTCCAAGGCTGGAGCAGGAAAAGGACAAGACAAGCTACAAGAGTAGCTTACTGCACTGGAATACCAGGAAGTATGCCAAGAATGACAGGAATATTTCAAAAGGCGGTAGGAACCCATCCGATGAGGCTCCCATTGGCCAAATCTGAGACAAATCATTTTGAgcatccaaataaaaaatggttaaaatagattataatccagagaataaaataagaaagcatgAGTTCTTCTGAAAGTAAGGAAAGTTCTTCCTTACAGGAGgatgccaaaaaataaatatgaaggaaTGATGTCATTAGAAAATCATTACGGGTTGTTGTAGTAATAGATTAGAACGGGTAAAATGTTATAGGAGGTAAATGGAGGTTTACCTTCATAGTTGTCCTTCATAGTTGTCCAAGGTCAAAGTTGGATGAGAAACAGGGTATTTTACAGGGTGTCGGAGTATCACTGCACAAACTAcgaattaatttcaaaaataagacaCTAACAGCTTTACAGCGAGGAGCTCTGGAGGACAAGCACCTTCACATCACCAACCACGGGACAAACTGACTCCATGTACCTTCTAACACGATGGGCATAGTATCACGTCTACCGTATTCCCACCAAAAATACACGacccggggcagcccgggtggctcaggggtttagcgccgccttcagcccagggcctgatcctggaggccgggatcgagtcccacgtcgggctccctgcatggagcctgcttctccctctgcctgtgtctctctgtgtctctcatgaataaataaataaaattaaaaaaaaaaatacacgaCCCGAATCTAAGTACGAGGGAAAACCagacaaaattaaattaaggGACATTTGAGAATGAGCAGCCTATACTCATCAACACTGTCAAGGTCAGGAAACAAAGGAGAAGCCTAAGAAATGTTCCAGGAGATTAGAGAAAGATGACAACCCAATGCAATGCATGACCCAGCCAGCACTCAGTAtcagagctggggggggggggggggtctaaaGGGTATTAACAGGGCAAGGGGCGAACCTTGAATATGGGCTGTAGAGTAGATCGCAGCTTGTATCAGAGTGCAATTGCCTGATCTTCCTAACCACAGCGGGTGGCGAGGCAGGAGAACATCCTTGTTCTAGAACACTTCCGATGCTGGGGTTCCGGGGGCAAAACGTCTCCGACTTACCGTCAGAGCCCACAGGAAATACGCGCGTCACAAGTGGGCTCCCGAGGAGCTGGCCCTGCacgtggggcctgggctcccggAGCAAAGTGGGGGGCGGCGGTGGGCGGTGGGGTCACAGGCCCCGGGCGGTCCCCGCGGCCCAGGGGGCGGCGACGCGGTGGCCCCCGGAGGGCAGGCGGGCGGGCAGCAGGGGTGCAAAGCCGGGGCGTGGGGCCTGTCCTGCGGCCTCTGGGACCCccaccgcccccgcccggccccgcctccaCCCCCACCGCCTGCGGTGCAtgcccggccccgccccaggccccgccccaggccccgccccaggccccgccccaggccctgccccaccaGGCTCCGCCCGTGGCCCCGCCCCACCGCCTGCAGTTCATGGCCGgctccacccccgccccgcccaggccccgcccccaccccaggcctgccccccacggcccctcccaggccccgctCCCATCGCCCACGGTCCATCCCggccccgccctcgccccgcccagGCTCCGCCCCTCCAGGCtccgccccgcccaggccccgcccccaccccggcccgcatccccggccccgcccaggccccgccccctccgccgggCGCCCTGGGCTAGCACGTGCGGGGCGCGAGGACCCAGGcgcgcggggggggggtgggggggggtggggggggggtc
Above is a window of Canis lupus baileyi chromosome 10, mCanLup2.hap1, whole genome shotgun sequence DNA encoding:
- the OR2K2 gene encoding olfactory receptor 2K2, whose translation is MKGGNLTVWSFFFLEGFSRYPKLEIVLFVFSLVMYLITLLGNSTLILITVLDSRLQTPMYFFLGNLSFMDICYTSASIPTLLVNLLSSQKTIVFSGCMVQMYLSLAMGSTECVLLAVMAYDRYVAICHPLRYPIIMNRQVCVQMATVSWVTGCVTALLETSFALRVPLCRNLIDHFTCEILAVLKLACTSSLLMDMIMLVVSVLLLPIPMLLICISYVFILSTILRISSAEGRNKAFSTCGAHLTVVILYFGAALSMYLKPSSSSSQEVDKIISLLYGVLTPMLNPIIYSLRNKEVKGAVRKVLGQTPLYQTHENL